A genomic window from Solanum stenotomum isolate F172 chromosome 10, ASM1918654v1, whole genome shotgun sequence includes:
- the LOC125841998 gene encoding uncharacterized protein LOC125841998 isoform X2 — protein MSRFEWINMFSVSSLIYGYLLAVITRVFHSQFPIITSGVFLLTGNFSSSSWHSSSDIQLLPFELQSRNSMRKIWTFSPLCIGRRSCKIAGKKV, from the exons ATGTCTCGTTTCGAATGGATTAATATGTTTTCAGTGTCCTCTCTCATTTATGGATACCTCTTAGCAGTTATAACCCGGGTCTTTCATTCACAGTTCCCCATCATTACCTCAG GTGTTTTTTTGTTGACTGGGAATTTTTCGTCTTCTTCATGGCATTCATCTTCTGATATACAACTCTTGCCTTTCGAACTTCAGTCTAGAAATTCAATGAGAAAGATTTGGACTTTCTCTCCTCTCTGTATTGGCAG GCGCTCCTGCAAAATTGCTGGAAAAAAG GTTTGA
- the LOC125841998 gene encoding F-box/LRR-repeat protein 4-like isoform X1: protein MENLGDDVLASIMSRVHDSACRRSISQVCKQWLRIEGLTRSSVRVFEPNLLLNFLPRFPNLLKFDTSEEITNTHLEILAEKCPRIQILNLNFKKKNRFYDERDESLILDDFDENGLCFMAMGCSHLNTVSLRKRSGVGDAGVVSLVSFLPKLIYLDLSFCDKVSDEALRVIGSVSSLKYLNLQGCWLVSDAGLKSLTGGPLRMTLKKLILAECDRITDCGVLSLMQLCCLEELDLAECGPNVTDLAGEAIASSESFKRLNLSWLVNVSDATVVALAEGCKNLDALNLTGCEFVTGEGVRTLTKHGSLKELILTSCEKLSGYDLEELVLGCQTLEYIVVDKRLRMWVPMEVQDSIMREHCWIDWK from the coding sequence ATGGAAAATTTGGGAGATGATGTTTTAGCTTCGATAATGAGTAGGGTTCACGACTCTGCCTGTAGAAGATCCATTTCTCAAGTTTGTAAGCAGTGGCTCAGAATTGAAGGCTTAACTCGATCATCTGTACGTGTTTTTGAACCCAATCTTTTGCTTAATTTCCTTCCAAGATTCCcaaatttgctaaaatttgATACATCTGAAGAAATCACGAATACCCATCTTGAAATTTTAGCTGAAAAATGTCCCAGGATCCAAATTCTTAAccttaatttcaaaaaaaagaacaGATTTTATGATGAAAGGGATGAAAGTTTAATCTTGgatgattttgatgaaaatggTTTGTGTTTCATGGCAATGGGTTGTTCTCATCTCAATACAGTTTCTTTGAGAAAGAGAAGTGGAGTTGGGGATGCTGGGGTTGTTTCTCTTGTTAGCTTTTTGCCTAAGTTGATATATTTAGACTTAAGTTTTTGTGACAAGGTTAGCGATGAAGCACTTAGAGTTATTGGAAGTGTTAGCTCTTTGAAGTACTTGAATCTACAGGGGTGTTGGTTGGTATCTGATGCGGGTTTGAAATCATTAACAGGAGGACCTCTTAGGATGACCTTGAAGAAACTAATTCTTGCTGAATGTGATAGGATTACGGATTGTGGGGTGTTGAGTTTGATGCAATTATGTTGCTTGGAGGAATTGGATTTGGCAGAATGTGGACCGAATGTGACTGATTTAGCTGGTGAGGCGATTGCTTCAAGTGAGAGTTTTAAGAGGTTGAACTTGTCATGGCTTGTAAATGTGTCTGATGCTACTGTTGTTGCTCTAGCTGAAGGTTGCAAGAATCTGGATGCTCTTAATTTAACTGGCTGTGAATTTGTCACTGGTGAAGGCGTCCGTACTTTGACAAAGCATGGGTCATTGAAAGAGCTCATTTTGACTAGTTGTGAAAAGCTTAGTGGATATGATTTGGAAGAGTTGGTACTAGGATGTCAAACATTAGAATACATTGTGGTTGACAAAAGATTAAGGATGTGGGTACCTATGGAAGTGCAGGATAGTATCATGAGAGAACACTGTTGGATAGATTGGAAATAA